A region of Burkholderiales bacterium JOSHI_001 DNA encodes the following proteins:
- a CDS encoding sulfite oxidase-like oxidoreductase (PFAM: Oxidoreductase molybdopterin binding domain) yields MPQPLDRGFNHRLSSDITPRQVYLDRRQWLQAAAGSLGAAVAPAWAQAPASPSGSKLAALKGVRSAVPGGLTLDKPTAYADVTSYNNYYEFGTDKSDPARNAHTLKPRPWTVAIEGEVKKPMTLDLDQLMKLAPMEERIYRLRCVEGWSMVIPWVGWSLAELIKRVEPTGNAKYLQFVTLNDPKQMPGVNSRVLDWPYVEGLRIDEAMHPLTLLAFGLYGEVLPNQNGAPLRLVVPWKYGFKSGKSIVKIRFLEKQPKTSWESAAANEYGFYSNVNPGVDHPRWSQATERRIGEDGLFAKKRPTLMFNGYEPQVGQLYAGMDLKKFY; encoded by the coding sequence ATGCCCCAGCCCCTGGACCGCGGTTTCAACCACCGCCTGTCTTCCGACATCACCCCGCGCCAGGTCTACCTGGACCGCCGCCAATGGCTGCAAGCCGCCGCCGGCAGCCTGGGCGCCGCCGTGGCGCCCGCCTGGGCGCAAGCGCCCGCGTCGCCCAGCGGCAGCAAGCTGGCGGCGCTGAAGGGCGTGCGCAGCGCCGTGCCCGGCGGCCTGACCCTGGACAAGCCCACGGCCTATGCGGACGTGACCAGCTACAACAACTACTACGAGTTCGGCACCGACAAGTCCGACCCCGCACGCAACGCCCACACGCTGAAGCCCCGGCCCTGGACCGTGGCCATCGAGGGCGAGGTGAAAAAGCCCATGACCCTGGACCTGGACCAGCTGATGAAGCTGGCGCCCATGGAGGAGCGCATCTACCGCCTGCGCTGCGTGGAAGGCTGGTCGATGGTGATTCCCTGGGTGGGTTGGTCGCTGGCCGAGTTGATCAAGCGCGTGGAGCCCACCGGCAACGCCAAGTACCTGCAGTTCGTCACCCTGAACGACCCCAAGCAGATGCCCGGCGTGAACTCCCGTGTGCTGGACTGGCCCTATGTGGAAGGCCTGCGCATCGACGAAGCCATGCACCCGCTCACGCTGCTGGCCTTCGGCCTGTACGGCGAGGTGCTGCCCAACCAGAACGGCGCGCCGCTGCGCCTGGTGGTGCCCTGGAAGTACGGCTTCAAGAGCGGCAAGTCCATCGTCAAGATCCGCTTCCTCGAAAAGCAGCCCAAGACCAGCTGGGAAAGCGCCGCGGCCAATGAATACGGCTTCTATTCCAACGTGAACCCCGGCGTGGACCACCCGCGCTGGAGCCAGGCCACCGAACGCCGCATCGGCGAAGACGGCCTGTTCGCGAAGAAGCGGCCCACGCTGATGTTCAACGGCTACGAGCCGCAGGTGGGCCAGCTGTACGCCGGCATGGACCTGAAGAAGTTCTACTGA
- a CDS encoding putative esterase of the alpha-beta hydrolase superfamily (PFAM: Patatin-like phospholipase), with translation MRARLLLFAALLVFLAQAARAAESPAVNRPRVALVLSGGGARGLAHVGVLKVLEELRVPVDAVAGTSMGAIVGGLYASGLNASALEREVLAIPWDSVFASRVERPLLAQRRKEEDFEIATAIELGLRDGELRTPSSAVSSRGLESLLRRFTLPVRHVARFDDLPIPFRAVATDMESGAAVVLASGDLALALRSSMSVPGVFAPTEWEDRVLGDGGLVNNLPVDVGRALVGRPGRDTLVIAVNVGTPVGGRDTLGSVVGLTAQMINILTEQNVQRSLAQLGPQDLLLRPALGSLTSGDFGKARDFIAAGEAAARALAPQLAALALPPAEYAAWRATKAPQPMVEPQLGFVRIEGTATSNPERLAAMLESQPGQTFDAARAERDARKLAAGGDYTRTDYRLSREAGAEGLVFELEDKPWGPNYLRLGLDLSTDFSGRSAFNLKLSHNRHWLTPAGTEWRNRVQIGEVPLLYSELYHPLRWSPSLADDWFASAYLGAERRRLWQFGANAGDEIAEWKRSVFSMGVDIGQPWGDFGELRLGLSHVGIRTSPQLLSAAYSGPTDLQRWSEDGIRARVVVDQLDFANFPLRGHRFEGQLFVGQRRGDVDGSFQRVELQGTLARSWGAHTLNLHARAAIADLGTTARLGRYTLGGFHQLSGYQMGQLEGDDLLLLRLGWYRRLSLTPTLTRGFFVGGTLEAGNVWARRRQMRLGDLRSGASLYLGADTGIGPLYLGLTFAPGGQAGLALFIGRP, from the coding sequence ATGCGCGCCCGCCTGTTGTTGTTCGCTGCCCTGCTGGTGTTCCTGGCCCAAGCCGCGCGTGCGGCCGAGTCGCCCGCCGTGAACCGTCCGCGCGTGGCCCTGGTGCTTTCGGGCGGCGGTGCGCGCGGCCTGGCCCATGTGGGCGTGCTGAAGGTGCTGGAAGAACTGCGCGTGCCGGTGGACGCGGTGGCCGGCACCTCCATGGGCGCCATCGTGGGCGGCCTGTACGCCAGCGGCTTGAATGCCTCGGCGCTGGAACGCGAGGTGCTGGCCATCCCATGGGACAGCGTGTTCGCCAGCCGGGTGGAACGCCCCCTGCTCGCACAACGGCGCAAGGAGGAAGACTTCGAGATCGCCACCGCCATCGAGCTGGGCCTGCGCGATGGCGAGTTGCGCACGCCGTCCAGCGCGGTCTCCAGCCGCGGGCTGGAATCGCTGCTGCGGCGCTTCACCCTGCCGGTGCGCCATGTGGCGCGCTTTGACGACCTGCCCATCCCCTTTCGCGCCGTGGCCACCGACATGGAAAGCGGCGCCGCGGTGGTGCTGGCCTCGGGCGACCTGGCGCTGGCTTTGCGCTCCAGCATGAGCGTGCCGGGCGTGTTCGCCCCCACCGAATGGGAAGACCGCGTGCTGGGCGACGGCGGCCTGGTGAACAACCTGCCGGTGGACGTGGGCCGCGCGCTGGTGGGCCGGCCCGGCCGCGACACCCTGGTGATCGCGGTGAATGTGGGCACGCCGGTGGGCGGGCGCGACACGCTGGGCTCGGTGGTGGGCCTGACGGCCCAGATGATCAACATCCTGACCGAGCAGAACGTGCAGCGCAGCCTGGCCCAGCTGGGCCCGCAGGACCTGCTGCTGCGCCCGGCGCTGGGCAGCTTGACCTCCGGCGACTTCGGCAAGGCACGCGACTTCATCGCCGCCGGCGAGGCCGCCGCGCGCGCGCTGGCACCGCAGCTGGCCGCACTGGCCTTGCCGCCGGCCGAGTACGCCGCCTGGCGCGCGACCAAGGCGCCACAGCCCATGGTGGAGCCGCAGTTGGGCTTCGTGCGCATCGAAGGCACGGCCACCAGCAACCCCGAACGCCTGGCCGCCATGCTGGAAAGCCAGCCCGGCCAGACCTTCGACGCCGCCCGCGCCGAACGCGACGCGCGCAAGCTGGCCGCCGGCGGTGACTACACCCGCACCGACTACCGCCTGTCGCGCGAGGCCGGCGCCGAAGGCCTGGTGTTCGAGCTGGAAGACAAGCCCTGGGGGCCGAACTACCTGCGCCTGGGGCTGGACCTGTCCACCGACTTCTCCGGCCGCAGCGCCTTCAACCTGAAGCTCAGCCACAACCGCCACTGGCTCACGCCCGCGGGCACCGAATGGCGCAACCGGGTGCAGATCGGCGAGGTGCCGCTGCTCTACAGCGAGCTGTACCACCCGCTGCGCTGGAGCCCGTCGCTGGCCGACGACTGGTTCGCGTCCGCCTACCTGGGGGCGGAACGGCGCCGGCTGTGGCAGTTCGGCGCCAATGCGGGCGACGAGATCGCCGAATGGAAGCGCAGCGTGTTTTCCATGGGCGTGGACATCGGCCAGCCCTGGGGCGACTTCGGCGAGCTGCGCCTGGGCCTGTCGCACGTGGGCATACGCACCTCGCCGCAGCTGCTGTCGGCCGCCTACAGCGGCCCCACCGACCTGCAGCGCTGGAGCGAGGACGGCATCCGCGCCCGCGTGGTGGTGGACCAGCTGGACTTCGCCAACTTTCCGCTGCGGGGCCACCGCTTCGAGGGCCAGCTGTTCGTGGGCCAGCGCCGCGGCGACGTGGACGGCAGCTTCCAGCGCGTGGAACTGCAGGGCACGCTGGCGCGCAGCTGGGGCGCGCACACCCTGAACCTGCACGCCCGCGCCGCCATCGCCGACCTGGGCACCACCGCGCGCCTGGGGCGCTACACGCTGGGCGGCTTCCACCAGCTGTCGGGCTACCAGATGGGGCAGCTCGAAGGCGACGACCTGCTGTTGCTGCGCCTGGGCTGGTACCGGCGCCTGAGCCTCACACCCACGCTGACCCGCGGATTTTTCGTCGGCGGCACCCTGGAGGCCGGCAATGTGTGGGCCCGACGGCGCCAGATGCGCCTGGGCGACCTGCGCAGCGGCGCCAGCCTCTACCTGGGGGCGGACACCGGCATCGGACCGCTGTACCTGGGGCTGACCTTCGCGCCGGGCGGCCAGGCCGGGCTGGCCTTGTTCATTGGGCGTCCTTAG
- a CDS encoding putative hydrolase or acyltransferase of alpha/beta superfamily (PFAM: alpha/beta hydrolase fold), producing MNAAAGADIQVIDVALPAGVTLQCRQAGVGRPQRVLLLHGFPEGAFIWDDTLRALAPRAHAIAPDQRGYGASSTPAEVSAYRVKHLMADLVALIQRSGGPVDLLVAHDWGGAIAWNLAALAPQWLKHLLIINSPHPATFVRELRHSAAQLAASRYMTELAAPGAAQALAADGYARMWQVFEQFGPAPWLTPELRQHYLAHWQRGLDGQLNWYRASPLKPPTAPTDLIHTLDLPDAAVTQRVPTSVVWGERDHALLPGLLDGIERWIPDLRLVRVPDASHWLVHEQPALVLAEIERALDRVAKDAQ from the coding sequence ATGAACGCGGCCGCAGGCGCCGACATCCAGGTCATTGATGTGGCCCTGCCCGCGGGCGTCACCCTGCAATGCCGGCAAGCCGGCGTGGGCCGGCCGCAGCGCGTGCTGCTGTTGCATGGTTTTCCGGAAGGCGCCTTCATCTGGGACGACACGCTGCGTGCACTGGCCCCGCGCGCCCATGCCATCGCGCCCGACCAGCGCGGCTACGGGGCCAGCAGCACGCCCGCCGAGGTGTCCGCCTACCGCGTGAAGCACCTGATGGCCGACCTGGTGGCGCTGATCCAGCGCAGCGGCGGCCCGGTGGACCTGCTGGTGGCGCACGACTGGGGTGGCGCCATCGCGTGGAACCTGGCCGCACTGGCGCCGCAGTGGCTGAAGCACCTGCTGATCATCAATTCGCCGCACCCGGCCACCTTCGTGCGCGAGTTGCGCCACAGTGCCGCCCAGCTGGCGGCCAGCCGCTACATGACCGAGCTGGCCGCACCGGGCGCCGCGCAGGCCCTGGCTGCCGACGGGTACGCGCGGATGTGGCAGGTCTTCGAGCAGTTCGGCCCCGCGCCCTGGCTCACGCCTGAACTGCGCCAGCACTACCTGGCGCATTGGCAACGCGGCCTGGACGGCCAGCTGAACTGGTACCGCGCCTCGCCGCTGAAGCCGCCCACCGCGCCCACCGACCTGATCCACACGCTGGACCTGCCCGATGCGGCCGTGACCCAGCGCGTGCCCACCTCCGTGGTCTGGGGCGAGCGCGACCACGCCTTGCTGCCCGGCCTGTTGGACGGCATCGAGCGCTGGATCCCGGACCTGCGCCTGGTGCGGGTGCCCGACGCGTCGCACTGGCTGGTGCACGAGCAGCCGGCGCTGGTGCTGGCGGAGATCGAACGCGCGCTGGACCGGGTGGCTAAGGACGCCCAATGA
- a CDS encoding Protein of unknown function (DUF1631) (PFAM: Protein of unknown function (DUF1631)) — protein MAAAPSLSDFIDDELMRAPFTMDQVVATLADAAHSLRSTAGSGATAELARTLHARRPDVVREAMQSLRDQVRAEMAGTLATAGRRAGLPDDGELALVDEAEVVVDIALARCAEAVKSRAEAELLELGAFTAALAGDLRIARDTNPLRPETWVRALWLGVQQLPLARSQQAGLLQQAALPLAHELRGAYAEASARLRKAGVVPAAYRTIVGPSGPRTGAPADGEADTTPDNLHELHATMPAPLDAPRNQPDALEQALQAIDTDLSGLPTQADPGEHLLPLQAQRATLVASAATPVDQRLIELFTHLFDAMLNAPRLPREGLALLSRLQAPALRIALRDPGMLDTLDHPVWLFIDRVALLTEFSSPAQRERAFVFTNGLVDHLVRGDSPQDAQRFAWGAQRLQAFERHRFEQAVAQASADIAKQRQDQPRPRGAAPDSELPDGAFAQTLPNALDVPMLDTVPASLLPDGVALSGALPQALQESASGDWLWLFLQGQWRVLRLLGRSERHGSWMLLDEREGRTWALRQPAMTQLALAGLALPCQPRSLVRDAALQLQRDQRSAG, from the coding sequence ATGGCCGCAGCCCCCAGCCTGAGCGATTTCATCGACGACGAGCTGATGCGCGCGCCGTTCACGATGGACCAGGTGGTGGCCACGCTGGCCGACGCGGCGCATTCGCTGCGCTCCACCGCCGGCAGCGGCGCCACGGCCGAACTGGCCCGCACCCTGCACGCCCGCCGGCCCGACGTGGTGCGCGAGGCCATGCAAAGCCTGCGCGATCAGGTGCGCGCCGAAATGGCCGGCACCCTGGCCACGGCCGGCCGCCGCGCCGGCCTGCCCGACGACGGCGAACTGGCCCTGGTGGACGAGGCCGAGGTGGTGGTGGACATTGCGCTGGCGCGCTGTGCAGAAGCGGTGAAATCCCGCGCCGAAGCCGAACTGCTGGAACTGGGCGCCTTCACCGCCGCGCTGGCCGGCGACCTGCGCATCGCCCGCGACACCAACCCGCTGCGACCCGAGACCTGGGTGCGCGCGCTGTGGCTGGGCGTTCAGCAGCTGCCGCTGGCGCGGTCTCAGCAAGCCGGGTTGCTGCAGCAGGCCGCGCTGCCGCTTGCGCATGAGCTTCGCGGCGCCTACGCCGAAGCCAGCGCCCGGCTGCGCAAGGCTGGCGTGGTGCCCGCGGCCTACCGCACCATCGTCGGGCCGTCCGGCCCGCGCACCGGCGCGCCGGCCGACGGCGAAGCCGACACCACGCCGGACAACCTGCACGAGCTGCACGCCACCATGCCAGCGCCGCTGGACGCGCCGCGCAACCAGCCCGACGCGCTGGAGCAGGCCCTGCAGGCCATCGACACCGACCTGTCCGGCCTGCCCACCCAGGCCGACCCGGGCGAGCACCTGCTGCCGCTGCAGGCCCAGCGCGCCACCCTGGTGGCCAGCGCCGCCACGCCGGTGGACCAGCGCCTGATCGAGTTGTTCACCCACCTGTTCGACGCCATGCTGAACGCGCCGCGCCTGCCACGCGAAGGCCTGGCGCTGTTGTCCCGGCTGCAGGCCCCGGCGCTGCGCATCGCCCTGCGCGACCCCGGCATGCTGGACACGCTGGACCACCCGGTGTGGCTGTTCATCGACCGGGTGGCCCTGCTGACGGAGTTTTCCAGCCCCGCGCAGCGCGAACGCGCCTTTGTCTTCACCAACGGCCTGGTGGACCACCTGGTGCGCGGCGACAGCCCGCAGGACGCGCAGCGCTTCGCCTGGGGCGCGCAGCGGCTGCAGGCCTTCGAGCGCCACCGCTTCGAACAGGCGGTGGCCCAGGCCTCGGCCGACATCGCGAAACAACGCCAGGACCAGCCCCGCCCGCGCGGCGCGGCGCCCGACTCCGAACTGCCCGACGGCGCCTTCGCCCAGACCCTGCCCAACGCGCTGGACGTGCCGATGCTGGACACCGTGCCCGCGTCCCTGCTGCCCGACGGCGTGGCGCTGTCCGGTGCGCTGCCGCAGGCCCTGCAGGAAAGCGCCAGCGGCGACTGGTTGTGGCTGTTCCTGCAAGGCCAGTGGCGCGTACTGCGCCTGCTGGGGCGCAGTGAACGCCATGGCTCCTGGATGCTGCTGGACGAACGCGAAGGCCGCACCTGGGCGCTGCGCCAGCCGGCGATGACCCAGCTGGCCCTGGCCGGCCTGGCCCTGCCCTGCCAGCCGCGCTCGCTGGTGCGCGACGCGGCGTTGCAGCTGCAGCGCGACCAGCGATCGGCGGGCTGA
- a CDS encoding ribosome biogenesis GTP-binding protein YsxC/EngB (PFAM: GTPase of unknown function~TIGRFAM: ribosome biogenesis GTP-binding protein YsxC/EngB), giving the protein MTNTLQRPKSRTSARPSPRPATLSPEARAALAWAHTARFLVTSSELHQLPTTRLPEVAFVGRSNAGKSTAINTLAQHRRLAFASKTPGRTQHINLFEVGPKDAPDQLWADLPGYGYAAVERAAKHRWQQVMADYLVRRTTLTGVVLMVDSRLGLTDLDKQLLNFIGQRVSGGVVKLLVLLTKSDKLNRRDADKALADAQAVLGELSTEAADIGVTLFSALKNLGVADVAQTLQGWAQKPDDEQPGDFPEPEPQPEDDPA; this is encoded by the coding sequence ATGACAAATACCTTGCAGCGCCCGAAGTCCCGGACATCGGCGCGCCCATCGCCCCGGCCCGCGACCCTGTCCCCCGAAGCGCGTGCGGCCCTGGCCTGGGCCCACACCGCGCGCTTTCTCGTCACGTCCAGTGAACTGCACCAGTTGCCCACCACCCGGCTGCCCGAGGTGGCCTTCGTGGGCCGCAGCAACGCCGGCAAGTCCACCGCCATCAACACCCTGGCGCAGCACCGGCGGCTGGCCTTTGCGTCCAAGACGCCCGGGCGCACCCAGCACATCAACCTGTTCGAGGTGGGCCCCAAGGACGCGCCCGACCAGCTGTGGGCCGACCTGCCGGGTTACGGCTACGCGGCGGTGGAACGCGCCGCCAAGCACCGCTGGCAGCAGGTGATGGCCGACTACCTGGTGCGGCGCACCACGCTCACCGGCGTGGTGCTGATGGTGGACAGCCGCCTGGGCCTGACCGACCTGGACAAGCAGTTGCTGAACTTCATCGGCCAGCGGGTGTCCGGCGGCGTGGTGAAGCTGCTGGTGCTGCTGACCAAGTCCGACAAGCTGAACCGGCGCGACGCCGACAAGGCCCTGGCCGATGCGCAGGCGGTGCTGGGTGAGCTGTCCACCGAAGCGGCCGACATCGGCGTGACGCTGTTTTCGGCCCTGAAGAACCTGGGTGTGGCCGACGTGGCACAGACGCTGCAAGGCTGGGCCCAGAAACCGGATGACGAGCAGCCCGGTGACTTTCCTGAACCCGAACCCCAGCCCGAGGACGATCCCGCATGA
- a CDS encoding cytochrome c553 (PFAM: Cytochrome c) — MKSTIVTPLAMSLALVLCGAAQANEAKPAAKVDPAKGQAISGQVCGACHTNDGSRGSPANPILQGQHPDYIVKQLTEFKSGKRANPIMKGFATALSEDDMKNVAAFYASKSAKPGFSKLKDSVVLGEKIYRGGIADRSVPACSGCHSPNGAGIPAQYPRLASQHSDYTEAQLNAFRAGTRTNSPQMTAIAAKMNDKEIKAVADYIGGLR; from the coding sequence ATGAAGTCGACGATCGTCACCCCGCTGGCCATGAGCCTGGCCCTGGTTCTTTGCGGTGCTGCACAGGCCAATGAAGCCAAACCCGCTGCCAAAGTGGACCCGGCCAAGGGCCAGGCCATTTCCGGCCAGGTGTGTGGCGCCTGCCACACCAACGACGGCAGCCGCGGCAGCCCGGCCAACCCCATCCTGCAGGGCCAGCACCCCGACTACATCGTCAAGCAGCTGACCGAATTCAAGAGCGGCAAGCGCGCCAACCCCATCATGAAGGGTTTTGCCACCGCGCTGTCGGAAGACGACATGAAGAACGTGGCCGCGTTCTACGCCAGCAAGTCGGCCAAGCCGGGCTTTTCCAAGCTGAAGGACAGCGTGGTGCTGGGCGAGAAAATCTACCGCGGCGGCATCGCCGACCGCTCGGTGCCGGCCTGCAGCGGCTGCCACAGTCCCAACGGCGCCGGCATCCCGGCCCAGTACCCGCGCCTGGCCAGCCAGCACAGCGACTACACCGAAGCGCAACTGAACGCCTTCCGCGCCGGCACCCGCACCAACAGCCCGCAGATGACGGCCATTGCCGCCAAGATGAACGACAAGGAAATCAAGGCCGTGGCCGACTACATCGGCGGCCTGCGCTGA
- a CDS encoding putative membrane protein (PFAM: Ferric reductase like transmembrane component): MNKLLLHPAAKPLLWLLCLAPLGWLVYGALANRLGANPAEALIRSTGDWVLRGLCLTLAVTPLRQVTGWHALARFRRALGLFTFFYGVLHFLCFAWLEMGFDVQAILKDIPKRPFILVGTAALLLMAPLAATSFNRAIKALGAKRWQALHRSVYAVALLGLLHFFWMRAAKNNFAEWSVYAAILALLLGWRLWRARPRNAPGGPAARPAPVRM; the protein is encoded by the coding sequence ATGAACAAGCTGCTGCTGCACCCTGCGGCCAAGCCCCTGCTGTGGTTGCTGTGCCTGGCCCCGCTGGGCTGGCTGGTGTATGGCGCCTTGGCCAACCGCCTGGGCGCCAACCCGGCCGAGGCCTTGATCCGCAGCACCGGCGACTGGGTGCTGCGCGGCCTGTGCCTGACCCTGGCGGTCACCCCGCTGCGCCAGGTCACCGGCTGGCATGCGCTGGCGCGCTTCCGGCGCGCGCTGGGCTTGTTCACCTTCTTCTATGGCGTGCTGCACTTCCTGTGCTTTGCGTGGCTTGAAATGGGCTTCGACGTCCAGGCCATCCTGAAGGACATTCCGAAGCGCCCGTTCATCCTGGTGGGCACGGCCGCGCTGCTGCTGATGGCGCCGCTGGCCGCCACGTCCTTCAACCGCGCCATCAAGGCGCTGGGCGCCAAGCGCTGGCAGGCCCTGCACCGCAGCGTGTACGCGGTGGCCTTGCTGGGGCTGCTGCACTTCTTCTGGATGCGCGCGGCCAAGAACAACTTCGCCGAGTGGTCGGTGTACGCGGCCATCCTGGCCCTGCTGCTGGGCTGGCGGCTGTGGCGCGCTCGCCCGCGCAACGCGCCCGGCGGGCCGGCGGCCAGGCCCGCGCCGGTGCGCATGTAA
- a CDS encoding uncharacterized secreted protein (PFAM: Protein of unknown function (DUF1223)) produces MPRPRNALTLAAALAAVLPTLAAQPACSASAKGPPPRVVELFTSEGCNSCPPADRWLSSLKGRNDVLAAAFHVDYWDRLGWRDRFASPAFTARQAALQTTSGVRYSYTPQVLVDGRDWRNWPELPSGKASATGVQLELQRQGDRLRLAVNADTASPPRLALWWAVLEDGHDSAVRAGENAGVQLHHDHVVRQHASVPAWDAKGPPKVLTLDLPTQGEAGRATRVLAVVVDAASGRTVQAAQLGPCGPLQPGA; encoded by the coding sequence ATGCCCCGACCCCGGAATGCCCTGACCTTGGCCGCCGCGCTGGCCGCCGTCCTGCCCACGCTGGCCGCGCAGCCCGCCTGCAGCGCCAGCGCCAAGGGTCCGCCGCCGCGCGTGGTGGAGTTGTTCACCAGCGAAGGCTGCAACTCCTGCCCGCCGGCCGACCGCTGGCTCAGCAGCCTGAAGGGCCGCAACGACGTGCTGGCCGCGGCCTTCCACGTGGACTACTGGGACCGCCTGGGCTGGCGCGACCGTTTCGCCAGCCCGGCTTTCACGGCCCGACAGGCCGCCTTGCAAACCACATCCGGCGTGCGCTACAGCTACACCCCACAGGTGCTGGTGGACGGGCGCGACTGGCGCAACTGGCCCGAACTGCCCTCAGGCAAGGCCAGTGCAACGGGCGTGCAACTGGAACTTCAGCGCCAGGGCGACCGGTTGCGCCTGGCAGTGAACGCTGACACCGCGTCGCCCCCCAGGCTGGCGCTGTGGTGGGCCGTTCTGGAAGACGGCCATGACAGCGCCGTGCGCGCCGGCGAAAACGCGGGCGTTCAACTTCACCACGACCACGTGGTGCGCCAGCACGCCAGCGTTCCGGCCTGGGACGCCAAGGGCCCGCCGAAGGTGCTGACGCTGGACCTGCCCACGCAAGGCGAGGCCGGCCGCGCCACCCGCGTGCTGGCCGTGGTGGTGGACGCTGCCAGCGGCCGCACCGTGCAGGCCGCGCAGTTGGGCCCCTGCGGCCCCCTGCAACCGGGTGCCTGA
- a CDS encoding TRAP transporter, DctM subunit (PFAM: DctM-like transporters~TIGRFAM: TRAP transporter, DctM subunit), translating to MTDALIGFAGVFLLALLRVPLAFGMGFVGFVGLGLVRGWQPAMASTAQVVYESGFAYTLSVVPLFILMGNFVARAGLAHELFRAAFTFVGHVRGGLAHATILACAGFGAICGSSIATAATMAKVAYPSMKKLGYSDSLSTGVIAAGGTLGIMIPPSTIMVIYGIVTETHIGKLFAAGVIPGLVCAAMMMMGVAWVTWRDPEAGPAAERSNWAERLTALRNIWGVALLVVVVLGGIYGGVFTATEGAGIGAAGAFFFALARGALTLRSLVDVLVESARTTAMLFTILIAAMMFSSFINFTSMPTDLSSAITRWGLPPRAVVAAMMLVYVLLGTIMEELSMVLLTIPVFFPIVTQLGFDPVWFGVLIVLVVQIGLISPPVGMNLFVLNALLKNVSLGQIFRGVWLFVLMLVLALVLVLEFPVLAMWLPGFMK from the coding sequence ATGACCGACGCGCTGATCGGTTTTGCCGGCGTCTTCCTGCTGGCCCTGCTGCGTGTGCCCCTGGCCTTCGGCATGGGCTTCGTCGGCTTTGTCGGCCTGGGCCTGGTGCGCGGTTGGCAGCCGGCCATGGCCAGCACAGCCCAGGTGGTGTACGAGTCCGGTTTCGCCTACACGCTGAGCGTGGTGCCCCTGTTCATCCTGATGGGCAACTTCGTGGCCCGCGCCGGGCTGGCGCATGAACTGTTCCGCGCCGCCTTCACCTTCGTGGGCCATGTGCGCGGCGGGTTGGCCCACGCCACCATCCTGGCCTGCGCGGGCTTCGGCGCCATCTGCGGCTCGTCCATCGCCACCGCGGCCACCATGGCCAAGGTGGCCTACCCGTCGATGAAGAAGCTGGGCTACAGCGATTCACTGTCCACCGGCGTCATCGCCGCCGGCGGCACGCTGGGCATCATGATCCCGCCGTCCACCATCATGGTCATCTACGGCATCGTCACCGAAACCCACATTGGCAAGCTGTTCGCGGCCGGTGTCATTCCCGGCCTGGTGTGCGCGGCGATGATGATGATGGGCGTGGCCTGGGTCACCTGGCGCGACCCCGAAGCCGGCCCCGCGGCCGAGCGCAGCAACTGGGCCGAGCGCCTGACGGCGCTGCGCAACATTTGGGGCGTGGCGCTGCTGGTGGTGGTGGTGCTGGGCGGCATCTACGGCGGCGTGTTCACCGCCACCGAAGGCGCGGGCATCGGCGCGGCGGGCGCCTTCTTCTTCGCGCTGGCGCGCGGTGCGCTCACGCTGCGCAGCCTGGTGGACGTGCTGGTGGAAAGCGCCCGCACCACGGCCATGCTGTTCACCATCCTGATCGCGGCGATGATGTTTTCCAGCTTCATCAACTTCACCAGCATGCCCACCGACCTGTCCAGCGCCATCACGCGCTGGGGCCTGCCGCCGCGTGCGGTGGTGGCGGCCATGATGCTGGTGTACGTGCTGCTGGGCACCATCATGGAAGAGCTGTCGATGGTGCTGCTCACCATTCCGGTGTTCTTCCCCATCGTCACGCAACTGGGCTTCGACCCAGTGTGGTTCGGCGTGCTGATCGTGCTGGTGGTTCAGATCGGCCTGATCTCGCCGCCGGTGGGCATGAACCTGTTCGTGCTGAACGCGCTGCTGAAGAACGTGAGCCTGGGCCAGATCTTCCGCGGCGTGTGGCTGTTCGTGCTGATGCTGGTGCTGGCGCTGGTGCTGGTGCTGGAATTTCCGGTGCTGGCGATGTGGTTGCCGGGGTTCATGAAGTAG